In Microplitis mediator isolate UGA2020A chromosome 2, iyMicMedi2.1, whole genome shotgun sequence, a single window of DNA contains:
- the LOC130664169 gene encoding uncharacterized protein LOC130664169 isoform X2 has product MAERTGIERRQGSLNKVRVWSCSHQHLLKYQYQHHQTTCNYYQAGVIQPSQLFKRKKYIEYRDTCEKAIATLQKNIFRLLYCNLDIKEQEQRLVEYILYIEDKILPLNGPVDIINISFETSDVVDLTVSSSEMADSGLETGSASPHENTESENSCTDFEESHVTDYVSTDEDFIRVSLSGDVEKSHPNKNTTSSHQSCWCSSGSDRDPINNQGTISSDVCACGANKPSARQQNQPPAPKANSYHKKSSDEATSPQEALRYREDDPVDDVTRYENEVLNDPFYESDNDNDNEQSGSGSFVPTGSFEFIEPGNLSPTGNAIRRELSNDSPEEKSIGDSKSRSMTAEAFNNTSSSSSLLLHAKDDLSIKKSSSSVNSYYFIDASSLNDDNEITTSNLTRDRVSSGASSVPVSGVSLPTYLKETVSYIPSKSHDQDQHYGLELRSNNNNNNINNNNNNNNINNNDDDDDDDDDNRLSARKSSTTGQETTAEFERELKLTEYLIPVANNESQNRKVRSVDLINEEKCQVKTVEKELLVVEIKEADSGESNHPSPCIDNNKKAQCNNSVGGDEGDGDAGNEDKESIILINDNVSDNNSSCDSQPLSLVRGNTFELESGDEKLSHLRQEYERRQGNLVFKNSIPQYSGHRVDDDLTSLNSTNYSSLSSYFSEPARENKNVDNVTKKYVTRQNNNYSFVDTSRSFNNINISSNNNETVNCQFDGTNGLYPLAKSASDKFIGTGSETDDSSITDCNSLPTTFDHPLASSSQSGTMRRTKRDEMTPIVSGGVSSADYSRPTDSPSVRRKTESTPIVSGGSVITNFPSERVRSGRMSSSMTTWVVDMSNSGKNTASNNNNNHSTKSTNGSSSSSMSHSYSYTETSPKSSSRAKAAEKQSSTGFFVNLKDINCTTNNSTTGVKQPETSKDAGGTFGVTPGGASATKSCEFFIDMSAQPDKITKSSCKKDLSPKNKPGVADNVEKKNIFSMFIDLSEPSTKKSEDEVTCRDKKSNKLFNRMTDSAKSSSNESPSEPSRSRDKKPSVFMFIESDSPVVRRRTLSTSRSAFQRHSWNVADKSQSPGNGIIAKGSDEATGFYRQHKRAHSVSIEPGTDKLLQVKPSGSSVSLNQLERGSSLPAAPTVQEKPPSITTSFEGFDNGIRDTPPNSHVEILNDGLRGCVRRQEYKDLMRSSMCSSAGASVDPKIFDDDQSEVSVWEKTGTESTTGTEGHTRKSETFDISSGSASGPSPGSDNHEFELGEYRNGSAGFNERRQVEVPSKIAETHKSLTETIKKIECEFNKPEYGQPDTKKPESKDTKEATGSGFVRLSDLDKVAPKTGAADQELTTGTRNIPYRMSSSIPEMSWVESKLAVNRTNGPCQVRTLSSRKFTSIMSTSLPAKHNKSPIEEFANEYEVEGIVSESDLSSMQSSMGRSGADVSTEETETSSFANTKPYNRLGEDLLRMFLEEINPDVTIDVSGRRIRAHKCILSSRCQYFAAILSGGWIESAGNVISLQGYSYSSVHFALCHIYSGESNIPDSISIVELATLADMLCLEGLKEVIGYTIKVKYCHLFHKPCQLCAVGVLECLPLAAAYGLDEVYRKSLRWITRHFVRIWPCKAFAALPRELIDKCYHQHIVHMSADNILQTIMDCDKLLATLPNVRWAEPVFRMVSNLLETALKFLSENFSSVLSNDSFQALGRDLTWNISRLEDSVLAAADRLPPDQACKSYAKLAKMLAAVKPEDSPTNKPQWGVLFVDFLGKIQGRVEKCLVKEASRASRTTTWMKMDLELRRRIQELACLVILPHEALKRPSRHSNFLKDTKTPPSRTSASRSLDLRRVKMTISEANKTTPKPTVIAQTRKVLPKPKSDPLERKMQDSKLLAAESTIRPKSWPNKIEVKSRYLEPRNKSTSKDTAQQLPERVTVQQRRKIMISSSDSSRTSSPAMKRAVDKKPIAKIKAAVKKDIRALSSDSLTDTSAKPSAKRDNLSKSCGITRPESPSLEPKDVEIGLSVDSLAESKKKPLTVKKVEKMDTSMSADSLMTEVTATPKSVVSNKVSPTLGRPTAKSLAMERAKKSSPPVQHKSPLGVTRRPVRSVESSTAASRNRVAAISAYHGSPNLRRNLLDAAKTPDVPNKLVNGSASKVNTRQSMPSTSTPPALKRDKKDSNPSSSDSPSKRSPKSNGSGSAGINRVNRNLQAAKKNIVKGTEEKSKLKCHNADASKQLTVGSRSGTFLKDEPTILKKSDMKTTQVTS; this is encoded by the exons ATGGCTGAAAGGACTGGCATTGAAAGGAGGCAAGGAAGTTTGAATAAAGTACGAGTGTGGTCATGTTCACATCAACATCTGctaaaatatcaatatcaacatcaccagacaacttgtaattattatcaagCTGGCGTAATACAACCGAGTCAACTttttaaaaggaaaaaatatattgagtaTAGAGACACCTGTGAAAAAGCTATTGCTACtctgcaaaaaaatatatttag ACTTTTATACTGCAACTTGGATATAAAAGAACAGGAGCAACGTTTGGTAgagtatattttatacattgaagataaaaTATTACCGTTAAATGGACCAGTAgatatcataaatatatcttttgaaACTAGCGATGTGGTTGATTTAACTGTAAGCTCATCAGAAATGGCTGATTCCGGTCTAGAAACCGGATCCGCAAGCCCTCATGAGAACACTGAGTCTGAAAACTCATGCACAGACTTTGAAGAGTCACATGTTACTGATTACGTCTCGACAGACGAGGATTTTATTAGAGTGTCGCTCAGTGGGGATGTAGAAAAATCACACccgaataaaaatacaacatCGAGTCATCAGAGTTGCTGGTGCAGTAGTGGTAGTGACCGAGACCCCATAAACAACCAGGGAACTATTTCGAGCGACGTCTGTGCATGTGGCGCCAATAAACCATCGGCTAGACAGCAGAACCAACCGCCAGCTCCAAAAGCTAATTCTTATCACAAAAAGTCCAGTGACGAAGCAACAAGTCCACAAGAAGCTCTAAGATATCGTGAGGACGATCCAGTTGATGATGTTACGCGTTACGAGAACGAGGTACTGAACGATCCCTTCTACGAATccgataatgataatgataatgaacaGAGTGGCTCTGGATCTTTTGTTCCTACCGGGTCATTTGAATTCATCGAACCGGGAAATTTATCTCCTACCGGCAACGCTATTCGACGAGAGTTATCAAATGACTCGCCGGAAGAAAAGTCTATTGGTGATTCTAAGTCGCGTAGTATGACTGCTGAAGCATTTAATAACACGTCGTCTTCGTCTTCATTATTACTACACGCAAAAGATgatttaagtataaaaaaaagttcttcgAGTGTAAACAGTTATTACTTTATCGACGCGTCGAGTcttaatgatgataatgaaatAACTACGAGTAATTTAACCAGAGACAGAGTTTCCTCCGGAGCTTCCTCAGTTCCTGTTTCCGGTGTTAGTTTGCCtacttatttaaaagaaactgTCAGCTACATTCCTTCAAAGTCACACGACCAAGACCAACACTACGGCTTGGAGTTGcgcagcaataataataataataatattaataataataataataacaataacattaacaataacgatgatgatgatgatgatgatgacgacaACAGACTGTCTGCGAGAAAATCTTCAACGACCGGGCAAGAAACGACCGCTGAGTTTGAACGCGAATTAAAACTTACGGAGTATTTAATTCCGGTGGCTAATAATGAATCGCAAAATCGTAAAGTGAGAAGCGTTGATTTGATAAACGAGGAAAAATGTCAGGTCAAGACTGTGGAGAAGGAGTTACTGGTTGTGGAGATTAAAGAAGCCGACAGTGGGGAAAGTAATCATCCATCGCCttgtattgataataataaaaaagcgCAGTGTAATAATAGTGTTGGTGGTGATGAGGGTGATGGTGATGCTGGCAATGAAGACAAAGAAAGTATTATACTGATCAATGACAATGTGTCTGATAATAATTCTTCATGTGATTCACAGCCACTATCGTTAGTACGCGGCAACACATTCGAGTTGGAGTCGGGGGATGAGAAGTTATCGCACTTGAGGCAAGAGTACGAACGTCGCCAGGGAAATCTTgtgtttaaaaattcaattccgcAGTACTCTGGTCATCGCGTGGATGATGATCTAACGTCACTTAACAGCACAAACTACTCGTCATTGTCCTCGTACTTTTCTGAACCAGCGCGTGAGaataaaaatgttgataatgtgactaaaaaatatgttacgcggcaaaataataattattcgttCGTAGACACATCGAGgtcttttaataatattaatattagcAGTAACAATAATGAGACTGTAAATTGTCAGTTTGATGGAACGAATGGACTCTACCCGCTGGCTAAAAGTGCGAGTGATAAATTTATCGGTACTGGTTCGGAAACAGACGACAGCTCAATAACAGACTGCAATAGTTTGCCGACGACTTTCGATCATCCGCTGGCATCTTCTAGTCAGTCGGGCACCATGAGAAGAACAAAGCGAGATGAAATGACGCCGATTGTTTCCGGCGGTGTCAGTAGTGCTGATTACTCTCGACCAACTGACAGCCCCTCTGTCCGCCGTAAAACCGAATCTACGCCGATAGTATCTGGTGGCTCGGTTATTACTAATTTTCCTAGTGAGCGCGTGCGTTCAGGGCGCATGTCTTCGTCGATGACTACATGGGTTGTTGACATGAGTAATTCTGGGAAAAATACTGCCagcaataacaacaataatcaCAGTACAAAGTCTACCAATGGCTCATCTTCAAGCAGCATGTCCCATAGTTACTCATACACGGAAACGAGTCCCAAAAGTTCTAGCAGAGCTAAAGCTGCTGAGAAACAGAGCAGCACGGGCTTCTTTGTTAATCTGAAAGACATCAACTGTACGACAAATAATTCAACAACTGGCGTCAAGCAACCGGAGACATCTAAAGATGCTGGTGGAACTTTCGGTGTAACTCCTGGTGGTGCAAGCGCTACCAAGTCctgtgaattttttattgatatgtCAGCGCAGCCggataaaataacaaaaagtaGTTGCAAGAAAGATTTATCACCGAAAAATAAACCGGGCGTGGCTGATaatgttgagaaaaaaaatatattttcgatgTTTATCGATTTGAGCGAACCGAGTACGAAGAAAAGTGAAGATGAAGTTACTTGTAgagataaaaaatcaaataaattgtttaatcGCATGACAGACAGCGCCAAGAGTTCAAGTAACGAGTCGCCGAGTGAACCGTCACGATCGCGAGATAAAAAACCGAGCGTGTTTATGTTTATTGAGTCGGATTCGCCGGTTGTGAGACGACGTACGCTCTCAACATCGCGGTCCGCTTTTCAAAGGCACTCGTGGAATGTCGCTGATAAATCACAGAGTCCGGGCAACGGTATCATCGCCAAAGGTAGCGATGAAGCTACAGGTTTTTACCGTCAACACAAACGGGCACACAGTGTTTCCATTGAACCGGGTACCGATAAATTACTGCAGGTTAAGCCAAGTGGTTCTAGTGTCTCGTTGAATCAACTGGAACGCGGGTCTTCGCTTCCAGCTGCACCGACGGTCCAAGAAAAACCTCCAAGTATTACCACGTCTTTCGAGGGTTTCGACAATGGGATTCGTGATACGCCGCCTAATTCTCACGTTGAGATTTTAAACGACGGTCTGCGCGGATGTGTCAGACGTCAGGAGTACAAAGATCTGATGCGCAGCAGCATGTGTTCGAGTGCTGGAGCCTCAGTTGATCCCAAGATCTTCGATGACGATCAATCGGAGGTGTCAGTGTGGGAAAAAACGGGAACTGAGAGTACCACTGGGACTGAAGGCCACACGAGGAAGAGTGAGACCTTCGACATCAGCAGTGGAAGTGCCAGCGGACCATCACCGGGCAGCGACAATCATGAGTTTGAACTCGGTGAGTATAGAAATGGCTCGGCGGGTTTCAATGAAAGGCGGCAGGTTGAAGTGCCCAGCAAAATTGCTGAAACTCATAAATCTTTGActgaaacaattaaaaaaattgagtgcgAGTTTAACAAACCAGAGTACGGTCAGCCAGATACTAAAAAACCGGAGAGTAAAGACACTAAGGAAGCAACTGGTTCGGGTTTCGTTCGTCTATCAGATCTAGATAAAGTTGCACCGAAAACCGGAGCCGCTGATCAAGAGCTGACTACTGGAACTCGTAACATTCCTTATAGGATGAGTAGCAGCATTCCAGAGATGTCTTGGGTCGAGAGCAAATTAGCCGTAAACCGCACGAATGGGCCGTGTCAAGTCCGCACTTTGTCTTCACGTAAATTTACCTCAATAATGAGCACCTCGCTGCCAGCAAAACACAATAAATCACCGATAGAAGAGTTTGCCAACGAGTATGAAGTCGAGGGAATTGTTTCCGAGTCTGATCTCAGTAGTATGCAAAGCAGCATGGGACGTTCTGGAGCAGACGTCAGTACCGAAGAAACAGAAACGTCTAGTTTTGCAAATACTAAACCCTATAATAGACTCGGTGAAGATCTTCTGCGGATGTTCTTGGAAGAAATAAATCCAGATGTGACAATAGACGTAAGTGGGAGACGTATACGAGCCCATAAGTGCATTTTAAGCTCACGTTGCCAGTATTTCGCGGCTATTCTCAGCGGTGGTTGGATTGAAAGCGCTGGTAATGTTATATCATTGCAAGGATACTCTTATAGCTCGGTACACTTTGCACTTTGTCATATTTATAGTGGGGAAAGTAATATACCCGATTCAATAAGTATCGTCGAGTTAGCAACACTAGCGGATATGCTTTGTCTTGAAGGTCTTAAAGAAGTTATCGGATATACTATTAAAGTTAAATACTGTCATTTGTTCCACAAGCCATGCCAGCTTTGTGCTGTGGGAGTCTTAGAATGTTTGCCTCTGGCGGCAGCCTATGGACTCGATGAAGTCTACAGAAAATCGCTGCGCTGGATAACCCGACACTTTGTAAGAATATGGCCCTGCAAAGCCTTTGCGGCACTGCCGCGTGAGCTTATTGACAAGTGTTACCATCAACACATTGTCCACATGTCAGCTGATAATATTCTCCAGACAATAATGGATTGCGATAAACTGCTGGCCACTTTGCCAAATGTCAGATGGGCGGAACCGGTCTTCAGAATGGTCTCAAATCTTCTAGAAACGGCGCTTAAATTTTTGTCGGAAAATTTCTCGAGTGTTTTGAGCAACGACAGCTTCCAAGCGCTGGGTCGCGATCTTACGTGGAACATCAGTAGACTGGAGGACAGCGTTCTGGCTGCGGCGGACCGTTTGCCTCCGGATCAGGCCTGCAAGAGTTATGCCAAGTTGGCCAAAATGCTGGCAGCTGTCAAGCCAGAGGATTCGCCGACTAATAAACCGCAGTGGGGTGTATTGTTTGTTGACTTTCTGGGCAAGATCCAGGGCCGGGTTGAAAAGTGTTTGGTCAAAGAAGCTTCCAGAGCTTCTAGAACCACTACTTGGATGAAAATGGACCTTGAGTTACGACGCAGGATCCAAGAACTTGCTTGTCTTGTCATTCTTCCTCATGAAGCTCTCAAGAGACCTTCTAGACACTCCAATTTTCTTAAG gatACTAAGACACCGCCGAGCAGAACTTCTGCCAGCAGGAGTTTAGACTTGAGACGAGTCAAGATGACGATTTCCGAAGCCAATAAAACGACACCCAAGCCAACAGTTATCGCGCAGACGAGAAAAGTGTTACCGAAACCGAAGAGTGATCCTCTGGAACGTAAAATGCAGGACAGTAAATTGCTAGCTGCTGAATCAACTATTCGACCTAAATCGTGGCCGAATAAAATAGag GTGAAATCGAGATACTTGGAACCAAGAAATAAGTCTACATCAAAAGACACAGCTCAACAGTTACCAGAACGTGTAACTGTCCAACAAAGACGTAAAATAATGATCTCATCATCAGACTCTTCAAGAACATCGAGTCCGGCGATGAAACGCGCCGTTGATAAAAAACCAATTGCTAAAATAAAAGCAGCTGTTAAAAAAGATATAAGAGCGCTTTCGTCTGACAGTTTGACGGACACAAGTGCGAAGCCATCAGCAAAACGtgataatttaagtaaaagttGTGGTATCACTAGACCCGAGTCACCTTCACTTGAACCTAAAGACGTAGAGATCGGTCTGTCTGTTGATTCGCTGGCGGAATCCAAAAAGAAACCTTTGACAGTTAAAAAAGTTGAGAAAATGGATACTTCCATGTCTGCTGACAGTCTGATGACTGAAGTCACGGCGACTCCAAAATCCGTAGTCTCCAACAAAGTGTCGCCTACTCTAGGAAGACCGACTGCTAAAAGTCTGGCCATGGAGCGCGCAAAGAAGTCGTCACCGCCTGTTCAGCACAAGAGTCCGCTCGGCGTGACAAGG